A genome region from Hemitrygon akajei chromosome 14, sHemAka1.3, whole genome shotgun sequence includes the following:
- the spx gene encoding spexin prohormone 1 isoform X2 codes for MKGLGTATILTLFLFFASSLFVQSSSVPQAQFWRRNWTPQAKLYLKGSQGRRFIAENEEENVPTENIDTETRNQTDRPLTLLEAKALFLAAIRRAENAKNIRKRSANSLHAEIRKRKVKQ; via the exons atgaag GGTCTGGGGACTGCCACGATTCTCACTCTCTTCTTGTTCTTTGCATCTTCGCTCTTCGTACAGTCCAGCAGCGTGCCACAG GCTCAGTTTTGGAGGCGTAACTGGACACCTCAAGCAAAGCTGTATCTAAAAGGCTCAC aggggCGGCGGTTCATAGCGGAAAATGAAGAAGAAAATGTTCCCACTGAAAACATAGATACCG AAACCAGAAACCAAACTGACAGACCATTAACCCTATTAGAAGCAAAGGCCTTATTCCTGGCTGCAATTAGACGGGCGGAAAATGCCAAGAACATTCGCAAACGTTCCGCAAATTCACTGCACGCAGAG